A portion of the Meriones unguiculatus strain TT.TT164.6M chromosome 11, Bangor_MerUng_6.1, whole genome shotgun sequence genome contains these proteins:
- the Dhrs7b gene encoding dehydrogenase/reductase SDR family member 7B isoform X2, whose amino-acid sequence MLKERVMDLVPQTTVLPLLFGCLGIFSAFRLLQWIRSKAYLRSAVVVVTGATSGLGRECARVFHAAGAKLVVCGRDVKALEELARELAGSCSSQGQTHKPYTVTFDLTDPVAIAAAAAEILQCFGYVDVLINNAGVSYRGAISDTLVDVDRKVMEINYFGPVALTKALLPSMVKRKQGHIVAISSIQGKISIPFRSAYAASKHATQAFFDCLRAEMEQDNIEVTVISPGYIHTNLSVNAVTADGSRYGALDKNTAQGRSPEEVAQAVLAAVKKKKKDVILADLMPSMAVYLRTLAPGLFFRIMASRARKDRKCKSS is encoded by the exons ATGCTAAAGGAGAGGGTCATGGACTTGGTCCCTCAGACAACCGTCCTGCCCCTGCTGTTTGGCTGCCTGGGGATTTTCAGCGCCTTCCGGCTGTTGCAGTGGATCCGCTCAAAGGCTTACCTGAGGAGTGCTGTGGTGGTGGTCACAGGTGCCACCTCAGGACTCGGCAGAG AGTGTGCCAGAGTTTTCCATGCTGCGGGGGCTAAATTGGTTGTCTGTGGCCGAGATGTGAAGGCCCTTGAAGAACTCGCGCGTGAACTTGCTGGCTCTTGCTCCTCCCAG GGACAGACACACAAACCCTACACGGTGACCTTCGACCTCACAGACCCTGTTGCTATCGCTGCAGCAGCAGCTGAGATCCTCCAGTGCTTCGGCTATGTGGACGTCCTCATCAATAATGCTGGGGTCAGCTACCGCGGTGCCATCAGTGATACCCTGGTGGACGTGGACCGGAAGGTGATGGAGATAAACTATTTCGGCCCTGTTGCTCTAACGAAAG CTCTCCTGCCGTCCATGGTCAAAAGGAAGCAAGGCCACATCGTCGCCATCAGCAGCATCCAGGGCAAGATCAGTATTCCTTTCCGATCAGCAT ACGCCGCCTCCAAGCATGCAACCCAGGCATTCTTTGACTGTCTGCGTGCAGAGATGGAGCAGGATAACATCGAGGTGACCGTGATAAGCCCTGGCTACATCCACACCAACCTCTCTGTAAATGCTGTCACTGCTGATGGCTCCAGATACGGAG CTCTAGACAAGAACACAGCCCAGGGCCGAAGCCCTGAAGAGgtggcccaggctgtccttgctgctgtgaagaagaagaaaaaagatgtgATCTTAGCTGACCTCATGCCGTCCATGGCTGTTTATCTCAGAACTCTGGCTCCTGGCCTCTTCTTCAGAATCATGGCCTCGAGGGCCAGAAAAGATCGAAAATGCAAGAGCTCCTGA
- the Dhrs7b gene encoding dehydrogenase/reductase SDR family member 7B isoform X1 — MVSPTTRKSMLKERVMDLVPQTTVLPLLFGCLGIFSAFRLLQWIRSKAYLRSAVVVVTGATSGLGRECARVFHAAGAKLVVCGRDVKALEELARELAGSCSSQGQTHKPYTVTFDLTDPVAIAAAAAEILQCFGYVDVLINNAGVSYRGAISDTLVDVDRKVMEINYFGPVALTKALLPSMVKRKQGHIVAISSIQGKISIPFRSAYAASKHATQAFFDCLRAEMEQDNIEVTVISPGYIHTNLSVNAVTADGSRYGALDKNTAQGRSPEEVAQAVLAAVKKKKKDVILADLMPSMAVYLRTLAPGLFFRIMASRARKDRKCKSS, encoded by the exons ATGGTCTCTCCGACCACTAG GAAGAGCATGCTAAAGGAGAGGGTCATGGACTTGGTCCCTCAGACAACCGTCCTGCCCCTGCTGTTTGGCTGCCTGGGGATTTTCAGCGCCTTCCGGCTGTTGCAGTGGATCCGCTCAAAGGCTTACCTGAGGAGTGCTGTGGTGGTGGTCACAGGTGCCACCTCAGGACTCGGCAGAG AGTGTGCCAGAGTTTTCCATGCTGCGGGGGCTAAATTGGTTGTCTGTGGCCGAGATGTGAAGGCCCTTGAAGAACTCGCGCGTGAACTTGCTGGCTCTTGCTCCTCCCAG GGACAGACACACAAACCCTACACGGTGACCTTCGACCTCACAGACCCTGTTGCTATCGCTGCAGCAGCAGCTGAGATCCTCCAGTGCTTCGGCTATGTGGACGTCCTCATCAATAATGCTGGGGTCAGCTACCGCGGTGCCATCAGTGATACCCTGGTGGACGTGGACCGGAAGGTGATGGAGATAAACTATTTCGGCCCTGTTGCTCTAACGAAAG CTCTCCTGCCGTCCATGGTCAAAAGGAAGCAAGGCCACATCGTCGCCATCAGCAGCATCCAGGGCAAGATCAGTATTCCTTTCCGATCAGCAT ACGCCGCCTCCAAGCATGCAACCCAGGCATTCTTTGACTGTCTGCGTGCAGAGATGGAGCAGGATAACATCGAGGTGACCGTGATAAGCCCTGGCTACATCCACACCAACCTCTCTGTAAATGCTGTCACTGCTGATGGCTCCAGATACGGAG CTCTAGACAAGAACACAGCCCAGGGCCGAAGCCCTGAAGAGgtggcccaggctgtccttgctgctgtgaagaagaagaaaaaagatgtgATCTTAGCTGACCTCATGCCGTCCATGGCTGTTTATCTCAGAACTCTGGCTCCTGGCCTCTTCTTCAGAATCATGGCCTCGAGGGCCAGAAAAGATCGAAAATGCAAGAGCTCCTGA